A stretch of Parvimonas micra DNA encodes these proteins:
- a CDS encoding TetR/AcrR family transcriptional regulator, translating into MTNIKDKKMSKEYKIIQSALDLFQEKGYEKTTIRDIMLKTEFGLGTFYLYFKSKQDLKEKIILDKAINLVVQAENKCTQTDPIERYTCFVNYIIDYFIQNPFDLELISHNMSWTLYAKIENDERFIEADTTLKFILSKYEKLFSHEYTDSQKLYILSLTIEIVISTCKSAMMKDSILSIDEMKAVLFEVIKKILLNNGD; encoded by the coding sequence ATGACTAATATTAAAGATAAAAAAATGAGTAAAGAATATAAAATTATTCAATCTGCGCTTGATTTATTTCAGGAAAAAGGATATGAGAAAACTACGATTAGAGATATTATGTTAAAAACTGAGTTTGGATTGGGAACTTTTTATTTATATTTTAAAAGTAAGCAAGATTTAAAAGAAAAAATAATTTTGGATAAAGCTATTAATTTAGTTGTTCAAGCTGAAAATAAATGTACACAAACTGATCCTATTGAAAGATATACTTGTTTTGTAAATTATATTATAGACTATTTTATACAGAATCCTTTTGATTTAGAGTTAATATCGCATAATATGAGTTGGACACTATATGCAAAGATTGAGAATGACGAAAGATTTATAGAAGCTGATACAACGTTAAAATTTATACTTAGTAAATATGAAAAATTATTTTCACATGAATATACTGATTCACAGAAGTTATATATTCTTTCATTGACTATTGAAATTGTAATTTCAACTTGTAAAAGTGCAATGATGAAAGATTCTATTTTATCTATTGATGAAATGAAAGCAGTTTTATTTGAAGTAATTAAAAAAATATTGTTAAATAATGGAGATTAA
- a CDS encoding GrdX family protein, with protein MIYLSLKIVSNNSLVKEKFDCVEFVDGNYIDVLIATRDLIHKGCSLVSHPLPASIRMVFSSIRSIVIEDGNGFDENSTLIIEEAIDKYNLTMKNRNVDFKNVKDYEIVDLTLVESALEEYKALSKLEK; from the coding sequence GTGATTTATTTGAGTTTAAAAATTGTATCAAATAATTCTTTAGTAAAAGAAAAATTTGATTGTGTTGAATTTGTTGATGGAAATTATATTGATGTTTTAATTGCTACAAGAGATTTAATACATAAAGGATGCTCCTTGGTAAGTCATCCTTTGCCAGCTAGTATCAGAATGGTTTTTTCTTCAATTAGAAGTATTGTGATTGAAGACGGTAACGGTTTTGATGAAAATAGCACATTAATCATTGAAGAAGCAATTGACAAATATAATTTAACAATGAAGAATAGAAATGTTGATTTCAAAAATGTTAAAGATTATGAAATTGTCGATTTAACACTAGTTGAGAGTGCATTGGAAGAATATAAAGCACTTAGTAAACTAGAAAAATAA
- a CDS encoding NUDIX hydrolase, whose protein sequence is MKEVFAIPAVGALIYRIKDNKLNILVQERYKENEIFEKGLLELPAGKIREYEDIFKALKREVGEETGLTIIEIIGENNIDIREVGEYTVNSYTPFCCTQNLSGGYSIILQTFLCKAEGKIKPNFNETRNVRWMNVDDIYSSINENLESWYPMHINTLFKFIDYYQKGFIFE, encoded by the coding sequence TTGAAAGAAGTTTTTGCTATTCCAGCCGTAGGGGCATTAATTTACAGAATTAAGGATAATAAATTAAATATTTTAGTTCAAGAAAGATATAAAGAAAATGAAATTTTTGAAAAAGGTTTATTAGAATTACCAGCAGGAAAGATTAGAGAATATGAAGATATTTTTAAAGCATTAAAAAGAGAAGTAGGAGAGGAAACAGGATTAACAATTATAGAAATTATCGGTGAAAATAACATAGATATTAGAGAAGTAGGTGAATATACCGTTAATAGTTATACTCCATTTTGCTGTACTCAGAATTTATCAGGAGGTTATTCAATTATTCTTCAAACTTTTTTATGTAAAGCTGAAGGTAAAATAAAACCAAATTTTAACGAAACAAGAAATGTTAGATGGATGAATGTTGATGACATATATAGTTCTATTAATGAAAATTTAGAATCTTGGTATCCTATGCATATTAACACATTATTTAAATTTATTGATTATTATCAAAAAGGGTTTATTTTTGAGTGA
- a CDS encoding small multi-drug export protein: MIKYFLVLLISMVPIIELRGAIPYSQAMGLPILSSYIIALIGNLIPVPFVYFLAKKILLWGEHKRYIGKFCKKILLKGHKAGEKILKKSGKSGILLALAIFIGIPFPGTGAYTGILAASILDIDFKTSLLAAILGLILSGIIMATISLNIF; encoded by the coding sequence ATGATAAAATATTTTTTAGTTTTATTAATTTCAATGGTACCTATTATAGAATTAAGAGGCGCTATTCCCTATTCGCAAGCAATGGGACTTCCAATTTTAAGTTCGTATATAATTGCACTAATAGGAAATTTAATTCCAGTTCCATTTGTTTACTTTCTTGCTAAAAAGATTTTACTTTGGGGTGAACATAAAAGGTACATTGGAAAGTTTTGTAAAAAGATTTTATTAAAAGGTCACAAAGCAGGAGAAAAAATTTTAAAAAAATCAGGAAAAAGCGGAATTTTACTTGCTCTTGCGATTTTCATAGGTATTCCATTTCCAGGTACTGGAGCCTATACAGGAATACTTGCTGCGAGTATTTTGGATATAGATTTTAAAACAAGTTTATTAGCCGCAATTTTAGGATTAATTCTATCAGGAATAATTATGGCTACAATTAGTCTTAATATTTTTTAA
- a CDS encoding glycine/sarcosine/betaine reductase component B subunit has translation MKLQMNRIFIKDLAFGEETKVENHTLFINKEEIVNELKKEPGVKDIDIDFAKPGEKARIIPVKDVIEPRVKIEGAKGFAGVTTDVAQLGEGVVNVLYGAAVVTIGDIVGFQEGVIDMWGEGAKWTPFSKTYNIVVDIKVVDGLHPHEHEEVVRLVGLKASELIGEAGRNAKIDETVEYGIGDNDEETKKYPNLPKVVYVEMLISQGLLHDGYIYGTCTRQTLPTLIHPNEELDGAVISGNCVAACDKITTYQHQNNACILDLYNRHGKDINFVGVVLTPELTTLAGKFRCCDYTAKLCKLLGANGVIVSEEGYGNPDSDLVMICTRLEKQGIKTVLVTDECSGWDGMSQPLTDTSKESVAVISTGNVSHVVHLEKADKVLGDSEAIANLAGGWDGAYNPETGTLECELNAVIGATSEIGYHNATVELY, from the coding sequence TTGAAACTTCAAATGAACAGAATCTTCATTAAGGATTTGGCATTTGGTGAAGAAACTAAAGTAGAAAATCATACTTTATTTATTAACAAAGAAGAAATAGTTAATGAATTAAAGAAAGAACCAGGAGTTAAAGATATTGATATTGACTTTGCAAAACCTGGTGAAAAGGCAAGAATTATCCCTGTAAAGGACGTTATTGAACCTAGAGTAAAAATTGAAGGGGCAAAAGGATTTGCAGGAGTTACAACAGATGTTGCTCAATTAGGAGAAGGTGTTGTAAATGTTCTTTATGGAGCAGCAGTTGTTACAATTGGAGACATTGTAGGTTTCCAAGAAGGTGTTATTGATATGTGGGGAGAAGGAGCAAAATGGACTCCATTTTCTAAGACATATAATATCGTTGTAGATATTAAAGTTGTTGATGGATTACATCCACATGAACATGAAGAAGTTGTTAGACTTGTTGGACTTAAAGCAAGTGAATTAATCGGTGAAGCAGGAAGAAATGCTAAGATTGATGAAACTGTTGAGTATGGCATAGGTGACAATGATGAAGAAACCAAAAAATATCCTAATTTACCAAAGGTAGTTTATGTTGAAATGTTAATTTCACAAGGATTACTTCATGATGGATATATTTATGGAACATGTACAAGACAAACTTTACCTACATTAATTCATCCAAATGAAGAATTAGATGGAGCTGTAATAAGCGGAAACTGTGTTGCTGCATGTGATAAGATTACTACTTACCAACATCAAAATAATGCTTGTATTTTAGATTTATACAATAGACATGGAAAAGATATTAATTTTGTTGGTGTTGTATTAACTCCAGAACTTACAACTTTAGCAGGAAAGTTCAGATGTTGTGATTACACTGCAAAACTTTGTAAACTACTTGGAGCTAATGGTGTAATAGTAAGTGAAGAAGGTTACGGAAACCCTGACTCAGACTTAGTAATGATTTGTACAAGACTTGAAAAACAAGGTATTAAAACTGTTCTTGTAACAGATGAATGTTCAGGTTGGGATGGAATGAGCCAACCATTAACAGATACATCAAAAGAATCAGTTGCTGTTATTTCAACAGGTAATGTAAGTCATGTTGTTCATTTAGAAAAAGCTGATAAAGTATTAGGAGATTCAGAAGCTATTGCTAATTTAGCTGGTGGCTGGGATGGAGCTTATAATCCTGAAACTGGAACTCTTGAATGTGAATTGAATGCCGTTATAGGAGCTACTTCCGAAATAGGTTATCACAATGCAACTGTTGAATTATACTAA
- the rplL gene encoding 50S ribosomal protein L7/L12, translating into MDFEQILEAIEKLSVLELNELVKAAEEKFGVSAAAPVVVGGGAVAGGEGAGAAEEKSEFDVILASVGAEKMKVVKAVKDLSGLGLKEAKEIVDNAPKAIKEGVAKEEAEQMKAKLEEVGATVELK; encoded by the coding sequence ATGGATTTCGAACAAATATTAGAAGCAATTGAAAAATTATCAGTTCTTGAATTAAATGAATTAGTTAAAGCAGCAGAAGAAAAATTTGGAGTTTCTGCAGCAGCACCTGTAGTAGTAGGTGGAGGAGCTGTAGCTGGTGGAGAAGGCGCTGGAGCAGCTGAAGAAAAATCTGAATTTGATGTAATTTTAGCATCAGTTGGAGCAGAAAAAATGAAAGTTGTTAAAGCTGTTAAAGATTTAAGCGGATTAGGATTAAAAGAAGCTAAAGAAATAGTTGACAACGCTCCAAAAGCTATTAAAGAAGGAGTAGCTAAAGAAGAAGCTGAACAAATGAAAGCTAAATTAGAAGAAGTAGGAGCTACTGTAGAGTTAAAGTAA
- a CDS encoding GntR family transcriptional regulator: MDKVGRTKEDIFNVLKDRIVTLEYEPGKILNEIELSEEFGVSRTPIRAVFQQLEAIKLVDIVPRYGVQVATLNFLNIKSLFEVTKVLDPLATKLAVSKLTDEDKKRLKEIVSTLETYDTTKDYQEAILLDEEFHKIVTKSCANPWLIDILSDLHCQTERLWHYCDIYFSDMEIFTRTFKKIVEAFENKDEEMAEKYAKEHIEDFVEKIKSALL; the protein is encoded by the coding sequence ATGGATAAAGTAGGGAGAACAAAAGAGGATATTTTTAATGTTTTAAAAGATAGAATTGTAACTTTAGAATATGAACCTGGAAAAATACTAAATGAAATTGAATTATCTGAAGAGTTTGGAGTAAGTAGAACACCAATAAGAGCTGTATTTCAACAATTAGAGGCTATAAAATTAGTTGATATTGTTCCAAGATATGGTGTTCAGGTTGCAACACTAAACTTTTTAAATATTAAATCTCTATTTGAAGTTACAAAAGTTTTAGATCCACTTGCTACGAAGCTTGCAGTTTCAAAATTAACTGATGAAGATAAAAAAAGACTTAAAGAAATAGTTTCAACTTTAGAAACATATGATACAACAAAAGATTATCAAGAAGCAATTTTGCTAGATGAAGAATTTCACAAAATTGTTACAAAATCTTGTGCGAATCCTTGGCTTATAGATATATTATCAGATTTGCATTGTCAAACGGAAAGATTATGGCATTATTGTGATATATATTTTAGTGATATGGAGATTTTTACTAGAACATTTAAAAAGATTGTGGAAGCATTTGAAAATAAAGATGAAGAAATGGCTGAAAAATATGCAAAAGAGCATATTGAGGATTTTGTAGAAAAAATAAAATCAGCATTATTATAA
- a CDS encoding FAD:protein FMN transferase — translation MKKFNRRIIGLLLCCLVFGACSKKEENVETKKENKNNESASFKKFSKSFFGVFDTDIAFSAYCANEEEFNKYYKVLEEDMKRYHNLYNSFENANENNIKTINDNAGKEPVKVDKEIIELLEFSIENYKKLSDKNNIAIGSVTSLWKAEKDAAVDLKGKLPDDNKIKEGLKHTNIDNIVIDKKNSTVFLKDKDMKLDVGAIAKGYSVEKVMNKLKSIGLKSAIISAGGNVKAIGSPLEKDKNKWGIGIQDPKFDSEKVDIKEVIYTDETCAVTSGDYQRFYYVGDKVYNHIIDPKTGYPKDKIKSVTVLCNDSGLADFLSTSLFLMDVEEGKKLLEKVEGAEAYWILSDGSVHFTEKMEKMLKSKGATNK, via the coding sequence ATGAAGAAATTTAATAGAAGAATTATAGGATTATTGTTATGTTGTCTAGTTTTTGGAGCTTGTTCAAAGAAAGAAGAAAATGTTGAAACAAAAAAAGAGAATAAAAATAATGAAAGTGCAAGCTTTAAGAAATTTTCAAAATCTTTTTTTGGCGTTTTTGATACAGATATAGCTTTTAGTGCATATTGTGCAAATGAAGAGGAATTTAATAAATACTATAAAGTATTGGAAGAAGATATGAAAAGATATCACAATCTTTACAATTCTTTTGAAAATGCTAATGAAAATAATATAAAAACTATAAATGATAATGCGGGAAAAGAACCTGTTAAGGTTGATAAAGAAATTATAGAGCTTTTGGAATTTTCTATTGAGAATTATAAAAAACTCTCTGATAAAAATAATATTGCAATAGGAAGTGTAACTTCTCTTTGGAAAGCTGAAAAGGATGCAGCTGTTGATCTTAAGGGAAAACTTCCAGATGATAATAAAATAAAAGAAGGATTAAAACATACCAATATTGACAATATTGTAATTGATAAGAAAAATAGTACGGTTTTTCTAAAAGATAAAGATATGAAACTTGATGTTGGAGCTATTGCAAAAGGTTATTCAGTAGAAAAAGTTATGAATAAGTTAAAGTCAATAGGTTTAAAATCTGCAATAATTTCAGCAGGTGGAAATGTAAAAGCTATCGGAAGTCCTTTAGAAAAAGATAAAAACAAATGGGGGATAGGAATTCAAGATCCTAAGTTTGATTCAGAAAAAGTTGATATAAAAGAAGTCATTTATACAGATGAAACTTGTGCGGTAACTAGTGGAGATTATCAAAGATTTTATTATGTAGGAGATAAAGTTTATAATCATATCATTGACCCAAAAACTGGTTATCCTAAAGATAAAATAAAAAGTGTAACAGTTTTATGTAATGACTCTGGTCTTGCAGATTTTCTTTCAACAAGTTTATTTTTAATGGATGTTGAAGAAGGTAAAAAACTTTTAGAAAAAGTCGAAGGTGCAGAAGCTTATTGGATTCTTTCTGACGGAAGTGTACATTTTACAGAAAAAATGGAAAAAATGTTGAAAAGTAAGGGAGCTACAAATAAATAA
- a CDS encoding type II toxin-antitoxin system PemK/MazF family toxin has translation MKVKRGDIFYADLSPVVGSEQGGVRPVLVVQNDVGNKYSPTVIIAAITSQMNKVKLPTHVEVSAEFGLPKNSVVLLEQIRTIDKKRLREKVGFTDEFFMKKVNEALLKSVGV, from the coding sequence ATGAAGGTAAAAAGAGGAGATATTTTTTATGCTGATTTAAGTCCCGTTGTAGGTTCTGAACAAGGAGGAGTAAGACCTGTACTTGTTGTTCAAAACGATGTTGGAAATAAATACAGCCCGACTGTCATTATTGCAGCTATAACTTCTCAGATGAATAAAGTGAAACTTCCAACTCATGTTGAAGTTTCAGCGGAATTTGGACTTCCAAAAAATTCTGTTGTATTGTTGGAGCAAATAAGAACTATAGATAAAAAAAGACTTAGAGAAAAAGTTGGCTTTACAGATGAGTTCTTTATGAAAAAGGTTAATGAGGCGCTTTTAAAATCTGTTGGAGTTTAG
- a CDS encoding efflux RND transporter permease subunit — translation MRKFAKFISHHPRLVLLVMTLLLIPSIISYKNTGVNYDILSYLPADLNSTQGQDILDKDFKNAATGMVILDGSDKEAEDLKKEILKIDGVEDVISRTSIIGDSVPSDFLPDKIKNIFYSKDSTLMMVKFNESSSSFKTMNAIESIRNIKSNKKYLSGVSSIVKDTKDLIDKETIIYVGLAIVLGLIILSITNESTVIPFVFMLTIGYAVIYNFGTNIFLGQISYLTKAIAAVLQLAVTMDYSIFLYHRYVEEKKRRNSRNEAMERAIENTFTSLCSSSLTTIAGFLVLILMRLTLGKDIGLVMAKGVLIGLLCTVIVLPPMLLIAEKAVNRYNHKVLLPSFNKLADFDINKRKILAMVFLLLFIPAIIGSNNTKLYYNLDRSLPKDLDSIVSLNKMKKDYNMASTHFIIVKEDLSNSSLTSMIDELEKVDGINSVLSTHSVTGVTLPAEFLPDKLRDNFVKNGYQMIMINSEYQTASPEVNEQIKEIRNIISKYDDKGYLTGEAVLTDDLTEVSEKDFKMVNIASIVIVFIIIAIAFKSIGIPIILISAIELAIQINMAIPYFIGQTIPFITSIIIGVIQLGSTIDYSILMTDRFLHEYSKTKDINNSLRISVKETSKSIVTSALSFMAATIGVGIYSKMEIVSTICMFLARGAIISMLVIIILLPALLSVTFPFIKKTTKNLA, via the coding sequence ATGAGAAAATTTGCAAAATTTATTTCACATCATCCAAGACTTGTATTACTTGTTATGACTTTGTTATTGATTCCTTCAATAATTAGTTATAAAAATACTGGTGTAAATTATGATATACTTTCATATTTGCCAGCAGATTTAAATTCAACACAAGGTCAAGATATTCTAGACAAAGATTTTAAAAACGCTGCAACAGGAATGGTAATTTTGGATGGTAGTGATAAAGAAGCTGAAGATTTAAAAAAGGAAATATTGAAAATAGATGGTGTTGAAGATGTTATTTCTAGAACGTCAATAATAGGCGATTCTGTTCCCAGTGATTTTTTACCTGATAAAATTAAAAATATTTTTTATTCAAAAGATAGTACATTGATGATGGTAAAATTTAATGAATCATCATCTTCATTTAAAACCATGAATGCTATTGAAAGTATAAGAAATATTAAATCTAATAAAAAATATCTAAGTGGGGTAAGTTCAATAGTTAAAGATACAAAAGATTTGATAGACAAGGAAACTATAATATATGTAGGATTAGCAATTGTTTTAGGCTTAATTATATTGAGTATTACTAATGAATCTACAGTTATTCCTTTTGTATTTATGTTAACAATAGGATATGCTGTAATTTATAATTTTGGAACTAATATATTCTTAGGCCAGATTTCGTACTTAACTAAAGCAATAGCTGCTGTTCTTCAATTGGCTGTAACTATGGACTATTCTATTTTCCTATATCATAGATATGTTGAAGAAAAGAAAAGAAGAAATAGTAGAAATGAAGCTATGGAAAGGGCGATAGAAAACACATTTACTTCTTTGTGTTCGTCATCTCTTACTACTATTGCAGGATTTTTAGTTTTGATTTTAATGAGATTAACATTGGGAAAAGATATTGGTCTTGTAATGGCTAAGGGTGTTCTAATTGGATTGTTATGTACTGTGATTGTACTTCCGCCAATGCTATTAATTGCTGAAAAAGCAGTAAATAGATATAATCACAAAGTTTTATTGCCGTCATTTAATAAGTTGGCAGATTTTGATATTAATAAAAGAAAAATATTAGCAATGGTTTTTCTTTTACTTTTTATTCCAGCGATTATCGGATCAAATAATACTAAACTATATTATAATTTGGATAGATCTTTGCCAAAAGATTTAGATTCTATTGTTTCATTAAATAAAATGAAAAAAGACTATAATATGGCAAGTACTCATTTTATAATTGTTAAGGAAGATTTATCAAATTCTAGTTTAACTTCTATGATTGATGAATTAGAAAAAGTAGATGGAATTAATAGTGTATTGAGTACACATTCTGTAACTGGAGTTACTTTACCTGCTGAGTTTTTGCCTGATAAATTAAGAGATAATTTTGTGAAGAATGGTTATCAAATGATAATGATAAACTCAGAATATCAAACAGCATCCCCTGAAGTTAATGAGCAAATTAAAGAAATTAGAAATATTATATCTAAATATGATGATAAGGGATATTTAACAGGAGAAGCTGTATTGACAGATGATTTAACAGAAGTTTCTGAAAAAGACTTTAAAATGGTTAATATTGCTTCAATAGTAATTGTTTTTATTATTATAGCTATTGCATTTAAGTCTATAGGAATACCAATTATCTTGATATCAGCAATTGAATTAGCTATTCAAATTAATATGGCAATCCCTTACTTTATAGGACAGACAATACCATTTATTACATCAATAATAATTGGAGTAATTCAATTGGGATCAACTATAGATTATTCTATTTTAATGACTGATAGATTTTTACATGAGTATAGTAAGACAAAAGATATAAATAATTCATTAAGAATTTCTGTAAAAGAAACATCTAAATCAATAGTAACAAGTGCATTATCATTTATGGCAGCTACTATTGGAGTTGGAATTTATTCTAAAATGGAAATAGTGTCTACAATATGTATGTTTTTAGCAAGGGGAGCGATTATAAGTATGTTAGTAATTATAATTTTGTTACCTGCTTTGTTGAGTGTAACTTTTCCATTTATTAAGAAAACAACAAAAAATTTGGCGTAA
- the rplJ gene encoding 50S ribosomal protein L10 — translation MKDFVLEQKQAVISEIREKIENSGSLVLVDYRGLTVEQVTDLRNKYRAAGVQYKVYKNTMMKLAFKELGYEEFNQYLEGPSAVAFAGEDLTAAARITNEFAKSNEKLVIKAGILEGKILDTNGVKAVASIPSREVLVAKLLGSLKAPVSNLVYMLEAVRKKKEEEAA, via the coding sequence ATGAAAGATTTTGTTTTAGAACAAAAGCAAGCTGTTATATCAGAAATTAGAGAAAAAATCGAAAATTCAGGTTCTTTAGTTTTAGTAGATTATAGAGGCTTAACTGTTGAACAAGTAACTGACTTAAGAAATAAGTACAGAGCAGCTGGTGTTCAATATAAAGTATATAAAAATACTATGATGAAATTAGCCTTCAAAGAATTAGGATATGAAGAATTCAATCAATATCTAGAAGGACCAAGTGCTGTTGCATTTGCTGGAGAAGATTTAACAGCGGCAGCAAGAATTACTAATGAATTTGCAAAGTCAAATGAAAAATTAGTTATTAAAGCAGGTATATTAGAAGGAAAGATTTTAGACACTAATGGTGTTAAGGCTGTAGCAAGCATCCCTTCAAGAGAAGTACTTGTTGCAAAGTTACTAGGAAGCTTAAAGGCTCCAGTATCAAATTTAGTTTATATGTTAGAAGCAGTAAGAAAAAAGAAAGAAGAAGAAGCAGCTTAA
- a CDS encoding glycine/betaine/sarcosine/D-proline family reductase selenoprotein B — protein sequence MSKKVLYYINQFFGQIGGEEMAHVAPTFDEKAVGPAMGFERSLGQDAKVVGTIICGDNFFNENLDESLKFIKEVMDKVNPDIVVAGPAFNAGRYGMACAGVAKFVTENYNIPVVTGMYEENPGLDACKSIAYVVPTGNVASSMGKALPVMGKLTLKLLNGEVVKPLVDGYFAQGKRLTVLSEKIGAARATDMLMKRLRGEEFETELPMPVFDKVEPAKAIADLSKAVIAVVTSGGIVPLGNPDKIQSASAQKWGKYDISALNELGKDYCTIHGGYDPVYANEKPDRVAPVDILKEMEKEGKIGEVYKYFYTTTGTGTAVGNSIKFGVEIGKELKEAGVDGVILTSTUGTCTRCGATIVKEIERYGIPIVHMATIVTISKSVGANRIVPTVAIPYPVGDASLEKDKEYAVRRDLVERAVDSLATTIEEATFF from the coding sequence TTGAGTAAAAAAGTATTATATTATATCAACCAATTTTTTGGACAAATTGGTGGAGAAGAAATGGCTCATGTAGCTCCAACTTTTGATGAAAAAGCAGTTGGACCTGCAATGGGTTTTGAAAGAAGTTTAGGACAAGACGCAAAAGTTGTTGGAACAATTATTTGTGGTGATAACTTCTTTAATGAAAATTTAGACGAATCTTTAAAATTTATAAAAGAAGTAATGGATAAAGTTAATCCTGACATTGTTGTAGCAGGGCCTGCATTTAATGCTGGTAGATATGGTATGGCTTGTGCTGGAGTTGCAAAATTTGTAACAGAAAATTACAATATCCCAGTTGTTACAGGAATGTATGAAGAAAACCCAGGACTTGACGCTTGTAAGTCAATCGCTTATGTAGTTCCAACAGGAAATGTTGCTAGTTCAATGGGTAAAGCACTTCCAGTAATGGGAAAATTAACTTTAAAATTATTAAATGGTGAAGTTGTTAAACCTTTAGTAGATGGATATTTTGCTCAAGGTAAGAGACTAACTGTTTTATCTGAAAAAATTGGTGCTGCAAGAGCAACTGATATGTTGATGAAGAGATTAAGAGGAGAAGAATTTGAAACAGAACTTCCAATGCCAGTATTTGACAAAGTAGAACCTGCAAAAGCAATAGCTGATTTATCAAAAGCTGTTATTGCAGTTGTTACAAGTGGTGGTATTGTTCCATTAGGAAATCCTGACAAAATTCAATCAGCATCTGCACAAAAGTGGGGTAAATATGATATTTCTGCTTTAAACGAATTGGGAAAAGATTATTGTACAATACATGGTGGTTATGACCCTGTTTATGCAAATGAAAAGCCTGATAGAGTAGCTCCAGTTGATATTCTTAAAGAGATGGAAAAAGAAGGAAAAATTGGAGAAGTTTATAAATATTTCTATACTACTACTGGAACAGGCACAGCAGTTGGAAATTCTATTAAATTTGGTGTAGAAATTGGTAAAGAATTGAAAGAAGCCGGAGTTGACGGTGTTATACTAACTTCTACTTGAGGTACTTGTACACGTTGCGGTGCAACGATAGTAAAAGAAATCGAAAGATATGGTATACCAATTGTTCATATGGCTACTATTGTTACAATTTCAAAATCTGTAGGAGCGAATAGAATTGTTCCTACAGTTGCAATTCCTTATCCTGTAGGGGATGCAAGTTTAGAAAAAGATAAAGAATATGCAGTTAGAAGAGATTTAGTTGAAAGAGCGGTTGACTCTTTAGCAACAACTATAGAAGAAGCAACATTTTTCTAA